Proteins co-encoded in one Spirosoma endbachense genomic window:
- a CDS encoding GumC family protein, producing MNNSEQAFAEEQEEDTNILGYVFKYLRYWYLIVLALAISFTYAYVYLKRFTPIYQVSATLLIKDEKKMNTEVLEKLDMKGTSKLVENEIEVLKSRALIGKVVDNLNLIVSYWTEGKARDLELYTNSPIRLNATEITDYAYNNPLYIQVGPGKKYQLFDQEQNSLGTFEYSQLVKSQYGKFRVFDKDSLSDSYPVPVRITFQNRDILINTLTSQLQIALLNYESSLISLGFETSLPKKGKDILTKLLDEYAFATLEDKNREATNTLRFIEERLKLVTAELGDVEENVEQYRRKKGITDLSSEANLFLGKVEDNDAKLNELAIQIKVLEGVEQYLNSTQVGIVAPATMMGITDPILTSYIEQLSQLEIERSKLAQTVQPGNPYLETINNQMRNVKQAIRENLANQKQSLSVTKRSLTDLNTRLEGAISTIPRKEREFVGIKRQANIKEDLYLLLLKTREETAISYASTVTDSRIVDAPFSTGEAVKPNKSNIYLMALLLGLAIPIALITLKETFTNTVRSKREIERKTGMRVFSEISLKAKDDKGEIIDTKSHSFMSEQIRMLRSNMQYLFLDAQEEIGKTVLITSSTSGEGKSFIALNLAASLALLDKKVVILGLDLRKPKIQGYLKISNKTGISSYLIGRLGIADIIQSTDIDNLFVIPSGPTPPNPSELIANGRVKLMIEGLRHSFDYIIIDTPPVGLVTDATLLATLADVCFYVVRYKTTAKLHLKTISDLDKKKIFKSINIIFNAVKLESSPDHAYGYGYGKVDYYDEERKKNWISRLLTK from the coding sequence ATGAATAACTCTGAACAAGCCTTCGCAGAAGAACAGGAAGAAGATACAAACATCCTGGGATACGTCTTCAAGTATTTGCGGTATTGGTATTTGATTGTGCTGGCACTGGCCATTAGCTTCACTTATGCTTACGTATATCTGAAAAGGTTCACACCAATATACCAGGTTAGCGCAACGCTGCTGATCAAGGATGAAAAAAAAATGAATACCGAGGTGCTCGAAAAATTAGATATGAAAGGCACCAGTAAACTGGTAGAAAATGAAATAGAGGTATTGAAATCAAGAGCATTGATTGGCAAAGTAGTTGACAATCTTAATCTGATTGTTTCTTACTGGACGGAAGGGAAAGCGCGTGATTTAGAGTTATATACCAATAGTCCAATTCGACTGAACGCTACCGAAATAACCGATTACGCTTATAACAATCCACTCTATATTCAGGTAGGTCCCGGAAAAAAGTATCAGTTATTCGATCAGGAGCAGAATAGCCTGGGCACCTTTGAATACAGCCAGTTAGTGAAATCGCAATATGGTAAGTTTAGGGTTTTTGACAAAGATAGCCTGAGTGATAGCTACCCTGTTCCGGTAAGAATTACTTTCCAGAATCGGGATATTCTCATCAATACGTTAACCAGTCAATTACAAATAGCTCTTCTCAATTATGAAAGCAGCCTGATCTCATTAGGTTTCGAAACCTCCCTGCCTAAAAAAGGGAAGGATATATTGACGAAGCTGCTGGACGAATATGCCTTTGCGACCTTAGAAGATAAAAATAGAGAAGCCACCAACACCTTACGTTTTATTGAAGAACGATTAAAACTGGTAACGGCTGAATTAGGCGATGTTGAGGAAAATGTTGAACAATATCGCCGTAAAAAGGGCATTACGGATTTAAGTTCAGAAGCGAATCTTTTTTTAGGTAAAGTTGAAGATAATGACGCCAAACTGAATGAGTTAGCTATTCAGATAAAAGTATTGGAGGGTGTTGAGCAATACCTGAACAGTACGCAGGTTGGCATTGTCGCTCCGGCAACCATGATGGGCATTACAGACCCCATTTTAACATCTTACATCGAGCAGTTGTCCCAGTTAGAAATAGAACGGAGTAAGCTAGCCCAGACGGTTCAGCCAGGCAATCCCTACCTGGAAACGATTAACAATCAGATGCGAAATGTCAAACAGGCTATCCGCGAAAATTTGGCTAACCAGAAGCAGAGTCTGAGTGTAACAAAGAGGAGTTTAACTGACCTGAACACCCGTCTCGAAGGCGCTATTTCAACCATACCCCGTAAAGAAAGAGAGTTTGTGGGTATTAAGCGGCAGGCCAACATTAAAGAAGATTTGTATTTACTGCTACTTAAAACCAGAGAAGAGACAGCTATATCATATGCATCCACCGTTACTGATAGCCGGATCGTCGATGCGCCATTCTCCACAGGAGAGGCCGTAAAACCTAATAAGAGCAATATTTACCTGATGGCCCTTTTACTTGGCCTGGCGATTCCGATTGCTCTGATCACATTAAAAGAAACGTTTACCAATACGGTTCGGTCAAAAAGGGAAATTGAACGAAAAACCGGGATGCGGGTCTTTAGTGAAATCAGCCTTAAAGCTAAAGACGATAAGGGGGAAATAATCGATACAAAGAGCCACAGTTTTATGAGCGAACAAATTCGAATGCTTCGCTCAAATATGCAGTATCTATTTTTAGACGCTCAGGAAGAAATAGGAAAAACTGTTTTGATCACCTCGTCGACCAGCGGAGAAGGTAAAAGTTTCATAGCCCTAAATCTTGCCGCTTCACTGGCTCTTCTGGATAAAAAGGTTGTCATTCTTGGACTAGACTTACGAAAGCCCAAAATTCAGGGCTACCTTAAAATCAGCAATAAAACAGGTATATCCTCTTACCTGATCGGGCGATTAGGCATTGCGGATATCATACAGAGTACCGACATTGATAATTTGTTTGTGATACCCAGCGGCCCAACTCCTCCTAATCCATCTGAATTGATTGCAAATGGCCGGGTCAAGCTGATGATCGAGGGTCTTCGTCACTCATTTGATTATATAATAATTGATACTCCGCCAGTTGGGTTAGTCACAGATGCAACACTTCTGGCAACTTTAGCCGATGTGTGTTTCTATGTTGTACGCTACAAGACAACGGCCAAACTCCATTTGAAAACGATAAGCGATTTAGATAAAAAGAAAATATTTAAGTCGATAAACATCATTTTCAATGCCGTTAAACTTGAGAGTTCGCCAGACCATGCCTACGGATACGGGTACGGGAAAGTAGACTACTACGACGAGGAAAGAAAAAAGAACTGGATTAGTCGTTTATTAACTAAATAA
- a CDS encoding polysaccharide biosynthesis/export family protein has translation MSTLSTVSEWLKKFIAISVLFFLLASCATVKPVTPPPPQLEYFQSKDLTFPAYVEMAVPKISTIQKGDILGIIISSLNKESNEIMNFYNISSLPLASFSPGGESGGASSQPLGYPVDSLGNVSIPLIGKQKLDGLTIQQAEGKVKDAVEKTLKDPAVNIRFMNHKFTVLGEVGHAGIFNLLNDQTTIIEAITAAGDLTMFGKRDSIRVIRTVGNKREIGLVNLRNRDVFMSPYFYIRNDDIIYVEPTKDKALPVPQPPQQQPSLFIQRAPIYLSLATTLISLVYLLTR, from the coding sequence ATGAGTACTCTAAGCACTGTCAGTGAATGGCTAAAAAAATTCATTGCCATAAGTGTTCTGTTTTTTCTTCTCGCGTCCTGTGCAACAGTTAAGCCAGTCACTCCTCCTCCCCCCCAATTAGAGTATTTTCAAAGTAAAGACTTAACGTTTCCGGCCTATGTAGAAATGGCTGTTCCAAAAATATCAACGATACAAAAAGGAGATATTTTAGGGATAATCATTAGTAGCCTGAACAAAGAGTCCAATGAGATTATGAATTTTTATAACATAAGCTCATTGCCACTAGCCAGTTTTTCGCCTGGTGGTGAGTCAGGTGGAGCTAGTAGTCAACCCCTGGGCTATCCGGTAGATTCGTTAGGTAACGTATCGATACCACTCATTGGAAAGCAAAAACTTGACGGACTGACAATCCAGCAGGCGGAGGGAAAGGTTAAAGACGCTGTTGAAAAAACGCTTAAAGATCCGGCTGTAAATATTCGGTTTATGAATCACAAATTCACCGTGTTAGGGGAAGTGGGCCATGCCGGTATATTTAATCTATTGAACGATCAAACAACTATAATAGAGGCAATTACGGCAGCTGGCGATTTGACCATGTTCGGCAAACGAGACAGTATTCGGGTTATTCGAACGGTTGGTAACAAACGGGAAATTGGCTTAGTAAACCTTCGAAATAGGGATGTATTCATGTCTCCCTATTTCTATATAAGGAACGACGATATCATTTACGTAGAACCTACAAAAGATAAAGCATTACCTGTACCACAACCTCCTCAACAACAGCCCAGCCTATTTATACAGCGGGCACCTATTTACTTAAGTCTGGCAACGACACTTATATCATTGGTGTATTTGCTAACCAGGTAG
- a CDS encoding YceI family protein: MQNNLIFSAALATLFLTGDLLPGIGVDEAPEKSTIRLSLAKAITYSVDPAQSTISWNAKKVTGEHNGVVKMAKGQLNLEGNKLIGGTFVADMSTLRDVDKGETNPFNEKLVNHLRSDDFFAVEKYPTSTFKITSAKPIAGAKPGEPNYTIVGELTMKATTKTQTFPATINLSGDVVQATAKFAVNRLDYDIKYRAAIIGTAADKIIDDTFSLDLKIVATKAPL; this comes from the coding sequence ATGCAAAACAACCTGATTTTTAGTGCCGCCCTGGCAACACTATTTCTGACCGGCGATCTGCTTCCCGGCATTGGAGTTGACGAAGCTCCTGAAAAATCCACTATTCGGCTGAGCCTTGCTAAAGCCATAACCTACTCCGTTGATCCCGCCCAAAGTACAATCAGCTGGAACGCAAAAAAAGTAACCGGAGAACATAATGGTGTTGTTAAAATGGCCAAAGGTCAACTCAACCTTGAGGGTAATAAACTCATTGGCGGCACCTTCGTTGCCGATATGAGCACCCTGCGCGACGTTGACAAGGGTGAGACGAATCCATTTAATGAAAAACTGGTCAATCACCTGCGGTCGGATGATTTCTTTGCCGTAGAAAAATACCCTACCTCAACCTTCAAAATAACCAGCGCCAAACCGATCGCCGGTGCCAAGCCCGGAGAGCCCAATTATACGATCGTTGGCGAACTGACCATGAAAGCAACGACTAAAACACAGACGTTTCCAGCCACAATAAACCTGTCTGGCGATGTAGTACAGGCCACCGCCAAGTTTGCTGTCAATCGGCTTGATTACGATATAAAGTACCGGGCCGCCATAATTGGCACGGCTGCTGACAAGATTATTGATGATACATTTTCGCTGGATCTGAAGATTGTAGCCACAAAAGCGCCCCTCTAA
- a CDS encoding dienelactone hydrolase family protein — protein sequence MNEIKKEDIKQEVFDLYDDYAHNRLDRRDFMQKLSIYAVGGITVASLMSFLMPDYQGAIQIKADDPRLKSDYVNYPSTKGGGTIKALVSMPVDAKKKLGGIVVVHENRGLNPHIADVARRAALAGFISIAPDALTPLGGYPGTDDEGRALQSKRDRNEMLEDFIAGYDYLKSHKDCNGKVGVVGFCFGGWIANMMAVRIPDLSASVPFYGGQPTGDDVAKIKAPLLLHYGELDKGVNAGWPAYEAALKQNNKEYTAYVYPNANHGFHNDTTPRYDKAAAELAWKRTIDFFTAKLT from the coding sequence ATGAACGAAATCAAAAAAGAGGACATCAAACAGGAAGTGTTTGATCTTTATGATGACTATGCTCACAACCGGCTCGACCGGCGTGACTTTATGCAAAAACTGTCTATTTATGCAGTGGGCGGGATTACCGTAGCGTCGCTGATGAGCTTTCTCATGCCTGATTACCAGGGCGCTATCCAAATTAAAGCCGATGATCCGCGTTTAAAATCAGACTACGTCAACTATCCGTCGACAAAAGGTGGCGGAACGATCAAAGCCCTGGTATCGATGCCCGTAGACGCGAAAAAGAAACTCGGCGGCATTGTTGTGGTTCATGAAAACAGAGGGCTGAATCCGCACATTGCCGATGTCGCCAGACGAGCGGCTCTGGCCGGTTTTATTTCGATCGCACCAGATGCATTAACTCCGTTAGGCGGTTATCCGGGTACTGACGATGAGGGCCGTGCGCTGCAAAGTAAACGGGACCGGAATGAAATGCTGGAAGATTTTATTGCTGGCTATGATTATCTAAAAAGCCATAAAGATTGTAATGGCAAAGTGGGTGTTGTCGGTTTTTGTTTTGGCGGGTGGATTGCCAATATGATGGCTGTACGCATTCCCGATTTATCGGCATCTGTACCGTTCTATGGCGGTCAGCCAACGGGCGACGACGTTGCCAAAATAAAGGCTCCTCTCCTATTACATTATGGAGAACTGGACAAAGGGGTCAATGCGGGTTGGCCAGCTTATGAAGCGGCATTGAAACAGAACAATAAGGAATACACGGCTTACGTATACCCGAATGCCAACCACGGCTTTCACAACGATACTACCCCGCGTTATGACAAGGCGGCTGCTGAACTTGCCTGGAAACGTACAATTGACTTTTTCACTGCGAAATTGACGTAA
- a CDS encoding winged helix-turn-helix domain-containing protein, giving the protein MKITINGLHKAFESRIKLGIMAALAINNMLDFNSLKEFLDVTDGNLASHLKALEKEEFIRVEKSFVDRKSNTNYAATELGRKAFTDHLNALEKLIKGVTE; this is encoded by the coding sequence GTGAAAATAACGATCAATGGTTTACATAAAGCATTTGAAAGCCGGATCAAGCTTGGTATAATGGCAGCCCTGGCTATTAATAATATGCTTGATTTCAATTCACTCAAGGAATTTCTTGATGTGACCGACGGCAATCTGGCAAGCCATCTGAAAGCATTGGAGAAAGAAGAGTTTATTCGGGTGGAAAAATCATTTGTCGACCGAAAATCGAACACAAATTATGCCGCTACGGAGCTCGGTCGGAAAGCGTTTACCGATCACTTAAATGCTCTGGAAAAACTAATTAAGGGAGTTACTGAATAG
- a CDS encoding potassium transporter KefB produces the protein MTQRTKLTTPTIHSASVGKRMIQGAAIALILIALFLLPVSEPDPAWGKLWMIKPLLIVPVAGAIGGAIYYLLDHLRYQGGWKKTLAYPLSLIGYIIVLWLGTVLGLNGTLWN, from the coding sequence ATGACACAGAGAACCAAGTTAACAACACCGACCATTCATTCTGCTTCAGTTGGAAAACGGATGATTCAGGGCGCTGCAATCGCTTTAATCCTGATTGCGCTTTTTCTGCTTCCCGTTAGCGAGCCTGATCCGGCCTGGGGAAAACTATGGATGATTAAACCCTTACTTATTGTCCCGGTGGCCGGTGCTATAGGCGGTGCTATTTATTACCTCCTCGACCATTTACGTTATCAGGGCGGCTGGAAAAAAACACTGGCTTATCCATTGAGCCTGATTGGATACATTATTGTACTTTGGCTAGGCACTGTTCTGGGATTAAATGGTACGTTGTGGAATTGA
- a CDS encoding serine hydrolase domain-containing protein, producing the protein MKIKLLSATLLIGAFWATTYAQTLDKAKLDQFFDRLSEKNKAMGSLTIAKDGNVLYARSIGYSQINGTEKKPLTATSRFRIGSITKMFTASMILQLVEEGKLKLTDTLDKFFPQVPNARKITIEQLLWHRSGIPNVRREQNAQENVNTIPVTKDEILALIVKTTPDFEPDTKHSYSNSGYQLLGLILEKVTGKPYEEALKQRITAKIGLANTYLATGTIDVSKDEALTYMNFGDGWKPVRETHPSILFSAGAIISTPNDLARFIQALFDGKIVSKASLDQMKTIRDGEGSGMEPFTFVGKTFYGHTGGADNYGAWVAYLPEEKLAVAYTTNAKVYPVGNIMSGIMDIYYNKPFTIPALESIAVKPEVLDKYVGAYSFPGAPAKFMITRDGETLYAQPPGQSAVPLEATAENKFQIEGVLVIEFDIAKNQMIIKRRGGERVFTKEN; encoded by the coding sequence ATGAAAATTAAACTACTATCGGCTACCTTACTAATAGGGGCATTTTGGGCCACCACCTACGCCCAAACGCTGGACAAAGCTAAACTGGACCAGTTTTTTGACCGGCTCAGTGAAAAAAACAAGGCCATGGGGAGTCTCACCATCGCCAAAGACGGTAACGTGCTTTACGCCCGTTCTATCGGTTACAGCCAGATCAACGGCACAGAAAAGAAACCGTTGACCGCTACGAGCCGGTTCCGGATCGGTTCGATCACCAAAATGTTCACCGCTTCAATGATTTTACAGCTCGTCGAGGAAGGAAAACTTAAGTTGACCGACACGCTCGACAAATTCTTTCCGCAGGTGCCAAACGCCAGGAAAATTACGATCGAGCAACTACTCTGGCATCGTAGCGGTATTCCCAACGTCAGGCGCGAGCAGAATGCTCAGGAAAACGTGAACACGATTCCAGTGACGAAGGATGAGATACTCGCCCTTATTGTCAAAACCACGCCCGATTTCGAACCGGACACCAAACATTCCTACAGCAACTCCGGCTATCAGCTTTTAGGCCTTATTCTTGAAAAGGTGACCGGCAAACCCTATGAGGAAGCCCTCAAGCAACGAATCACGGCAAAGATCGGGCTTGCGAATACGTACCTGGCGACTGGAACCATCGATGTGAGCAAAGACGAAGCGCTGACCTATATGAACTTCGGCGATGGGTGGAAACCGGTGCGTGAAACCCATCCCAGCATCCTCTTCAGCGCGGGCGCGATTATTTCGACGCCGAATGACCTGGCCAGATTTATCCAGGCGCTGTTCGACGGGAAGATCGTGTCAAAGGCGAGTCTGGATCAGATGAAAACGATCAGAGACGGCGAGGGGTCGGGTATGGAGCCCTTCACATTCGTCGGTAAGACCTTCTATGGGCACACGGGCGGGGCCGACAACTACGGAGCGTGGGTGGCTTATCTGCCGGAAGAAAAGCTGGCGGTGGCCTACACAACGAACGCAAAGGTTTATCCGGTAGGCAATATCATGAGCGGCATTATGGACATTTATTACAATAAACCGTTTACGATTCCCGCCTTAGAATCTATCGCTGTCAAACCGGAAGTTCTGGACAAATACGTTGGCGCTTATTCATTCCCTGGAGCTCCTGCTAAATTTATGATCACCCGTGATGGCGAAACGCTTTACGCGCAGCCGCCTGGGCAATCTGCGGTCCCGCTCGAAGCGACGGCAGAAAATAAATTTCAAATCGAGGGGGTGCTAGTCATTGAGTTCGACATCGCGAAAAACCAGATGATAATCAAACGGCGCGGTGGGGAGCGGGTTTTCACAAAGGAAAATTAA
- a CDS encoding ABC transporter ATP-binding protein, with amino-acid sequence MELQIRDVSKTYSTGGSRFGRSRSSGPTNGVQALKNVTLTIPTGMYGLLGPNGAGKSTLMRILATLQEPDTGSIHLGDINVVNQPDQVRQTLGYLPQEFGVYPKVSAEKLLDYFAVLKGFSERKSRREVVDALLHKTNLWEVRKQKLGGYSGGMRQRFGVAVALLGNPKLLIVDEPTAGLDPAERVRFLNLLSELGENSVVILSTHIVEDVSELCTRMAIINKGEILYEAEPLKAMERLNGLIWRKIIQKNELAEIDREHRIISTKLLGGRTVVHVYSEETPADFELVQPDLEDVYFTTMADHTMTDHVSNVQNRQRDRHQTKED; translated from the coding sequence ATGGAATTACAAATTCGAGACGTTTCTAAAACCTATTCCACCGGCGGGTCTCGTTTTGGCCGGTCTCGCTCCAGCGGACCGACCAATGGGGTTCAGGCATTGAAAAATGTAACTCTCACCATTCCTACTGGCATGTATGGACTGCTGGGTCCAAACGGTGCTGGCAAATCGACGCTCATGCGCATCCTGGCTACGTTGCAGGAACCGGATACCGGCAGTATCCATCTGGGCGACATCAATGTGGTCAACCAGCCCGACCAGGTGCGTCAGACACTCGGCTATCTGCCGCAGGAATTTGGCGTCTATCCGAAGGTAAGTGCGGAGAAACTGCTCGATTATTTCGCTGTGCTCAAGGGCTTCTCTGAACGCAAATCGCGCAGAGAAGTCGTAGATGCACTGCTCCATAAGACGAATCTTTGGGAGGTACGTAAACAAAAGCTGGGTGGTTATTCGGGTGGTATGCGGCAGCGTTTTGGGGTGGCTGTAGCCCTGTTAGGAAACCCAAAACTACTGATCGTCGACGAACCGACGGCCGGGCTGGACCCGGCAGAGCGGGTGCGCTTCCTCAATTTATTAAGTGAGCTGGGGGAGAATAGTGTGGTTATCCTCTCAACCCACATTGTGGAGGACGTCAGCGAGCTGTGCACACGGATGGCCATTATCAATAAAGGTGAGATTCTGTACGAGGCCGAACCGCTGAAGGCAATGGAAAGGCTGAACGGTCTAATCTGGCGAAAGATCATTCAGAAAAATGAACTGGCAGAAATAGACCGTGAGCACAGGATCATCTCCACAAAACTGCTTGGTGGACGTACGGTCGTCCATGTGTACAGCGAAGAAACACCCGCTGATTTTGAACTGGTGCAGCCTGACCTCGAGGATGTTTACTTCACCACAATGGCGGACCACACAATGACTGACCACGTCAGTAACGTTCAGAATCGCCAACGAGATAGACATCAAACAAAGGAAGACTAA